A single genomic interval of Adhaeribacter pallidiroseus harbors:
- a CDS encoding molybdenum cofactor biosynthesis protein MoaE, which produces MIALTDQPINTDEVIAAVQANGAGAINVFIGTVRNKTQTKAVVRLEFEAYESMALKKMQELADQASARWPVQKVAIVHRTGVLPIGEAAVVIAVSTPHRKASFEACEFIIDTLKEIVPIWKKEIFEDGEVWVAAHP; this is translated from the coding sequence ATGATTGCCTTAACGGACCAACCAATAAATACAGACGAAGTAATTGCCGCAGTACAAGCAAATGGAGCCGGCGCGATTAATGTATTTATTGGCACTGTAAGAAATAAGACGCAGACAAAAGCCGTAGTTCGCTTAGAGTTTGAGGCCTATGAATCGATGGCTTTAAAAAAAATGCAGGAACTAGCCGATCAGGCCTCGGCTCGTTGGCCCGTGCAAAAAGTAGCAATTGTGCACCGGACCGGCGTGTTGCCGATTGGCGAAGCAGCGGTAGTCATTGCGGTTTCTACCCCGCACCGTAAAGCATCTTTCGAAGCCTGCGAATTTATTATTGATACCTTAAAAGAAATTGTACCCATCTGGAAAAAAGAAATTTTTGAAGATGGCGAAGTTTGGGTAGCCGCTCACCCGTAA